In Methanosarcina barkeri MS, a single window of DNA contains:
- a CDS encoding cytochrome b5-like heme/steroid binding domain-containing protein, with product MRKALIILVVLFGIFLATGCAGNKQVTPNKTGTPEQAVTPAEGITEAVKETPVTEISPVEEGTPTIKNTTERQTAIEMQNMTRKSELKEYTLKELTEYNGENGTAYVAYQSQVYNVSDSDIWKNGTHKGCNAGTDLTGKMDKTPHGAAILKGYPVVGTLKK from the coding sequence GTGAGAAAAGCACTGATTATATTGGTAGTGTTGTTCGGCATATTCCTCGCAACAGGATGTGCGGGAAATAAACAAGTAACTCCAAATAAAACAGGAACTCCTGAACAGGCTGTAACTCCAGCTGAGGGTATAACTGAGGCTGTAAAGGAAACTCCTGTTACAGAAATAAGTCCTGTGGAAGAAGGTACTCCAACTATAAAAAATACAACTGAAAGACAGACTGCAATTGAAATGCAGAATATGACAAGGAAATCGGAACTTAAAGAATACACACTTAAAGAACTTACAGAATACAACGGTGAAAATGGAACAGCATATGTTGCCTATCAAAGTCAGGTCTATAATGTCTCTGATAGTGATATTTGGAAAAATGGTACTCATAAAGGATGCAACGCCGGGACAGACCTCACTGGAAAAATGGACAAGACCCCACACGGAGCTGCAATATTAAAGGGTTATCCCGTTGTCGGGACTTTGAAAAA
- a CDS encoding IS701 family transposase — MDINPPKCTDIDYINFLIAASNVFSCTEAARCYPDIANAPSHDAFTRCLQRQPPDTEALWEEVKSYVKLKGGYLIVDDSTLDKPYAEEIAFVRRMWSGKHHRTVKGIGLVTLVWTDGTTVIPIDFRIYNIDVDDKTKNDHFRDMLDKAEERGFNPKFVLFDTWYASVKNLKAIRQKEWHFLTRLKNNRLVNPDNKGNVPLETVDIPPKGRVVHLKAYGFVKVFRIVSKNGDTQHWVTDVQEMDEAKREDLAKKSWKIEEYHRGIKQFCGVEKCQARKEESQRAHIMFSLRAFLRLELQRIKSGISWFESAMKIRRVAVTEYLRNPQYTLN, encoded by the coding sequence ATGGACATAAATCCACCTAAGTGTACCGACATTGACTACATTAATTTTCTCATTGCGGCTTCTAACGTTTTTAGCTGTACTGAAGCTGCTAGATGTTATCCAGACATAGCTAATGCTCCTTCTCATGATGCTTTTACTCGTTGCCTTCAAAGGCAACCTCCAGACACGGAAGCACTATGGGAGGAAGTAAAAAGTTATGTCAAGCTTAAGGGAGGATACCTAATTGTTGATGATTCAACATTAGATAAACCATACGCAGAAGAAATTGCTTTTGTTCGTCGTATGTGGAGTGGAAAACATCATCGTACTGTAAAGGGAATAGGCCTGGTTACCTTAGTTTGGACTGACGGTACAACCGTTATACCTATCGATTTTCGAATTTATAACATCGATGTAGACGACAAAACAAAGAATGACCATTTCCGTGATATGCTTGACAAGGCCGAAGAACGTGGTTTTAATCCCAAATTCGTTTTATTTGATACATGGTATGCAAGTGTGAAAAACCTTAAAGCCATTAGACAGAAAGAGTGGCATTTCCTTACAAGATTGAAAAATAATCGTTTGGTAAATCCTGACAACAAGGGAAATGTGCCACTTGAAACAGTAGATATTCCTCCAAAAGGACGTGTGGTTCACCTCAAAGCATATGGATTTGTAAAGGTGTTTAGGATAGTTTCAAAAAATGGAGACACGCAACACTGGGTTACAGATGTGCAAGAGATGGATGAAGCAAAACGTGAAGATTTGGCAAAGAAGTCATGGAAAATTGAGGAATATCATAGGGGAATAAAACAGTTCTGTGGTGTCGAAAAATGTCAGGCAAGAAAGGAAGAATCACAAAGAGCACATATAATGTTCTCATTAAGAGCTTTTCTTAGACTGGAATTACAAAGAATCAAAAGTGGAATATCCTGGTTTGAAAGTGCTATGAAAATTAGAAGAGTGGCAGTGACAGAATACTTAAGGAATCCCCAATACACGTTAAATTAA